Proteins from one Malaya genurostris strain Urasoe2022 chromosome 2, Malgen_1.1, whole genome shotgun sequence genomic window:
- the LOC131427999 gene encoding leucine-rich repeat-containing protein 57 — translation MGNKQVKQHLENAQKTGVLKMSQLRLTEFPSALLSFPNPNVMRTLDISENRFVEIPDAISRFINLKHLNLSGNKLVLLSGSLGMLTKLETLNVMNNFLESLPVQLAQCKSLKQVILSNNQIREFPVMLCGLKFLDLLDLSRNKITTIPDDVSSLQVTELNVNQNQISAVCESIALCPKLKTFRIEENCLQVNEALSRILKESQICNLSVDGNLFNSKTLAELDGYEAYMDRYTAARKKIC, via the coding sequence ATGGGAAACAAACAGGTAAAACAACATCTGGAAAATGCACAAAAAACTGGAGTACTCAAAATGTCCCAACTAAGGCTCACGGAATTTCCTTCAGCTTTGTTATCGTTTCCGAATCCGAACGTTATGAGGACATTGGATATCTCTGAGAATCGTTTCGTCGAAATACCTGATGCTATTAGTAGATTTATtaatttaaaacatttaaatttaagCGGAAACAAATTAGTTCTCTTGTCTGGCTCGTTAGGAATGCTTACGAAGTTGGAAACATTAAATGTGATGAACAACTTTCTAGAAAGTTTGCCTGTTCAACTCGCCCAATGTAAAAGTCTCAAACAGGTCATTCTAAGTAACAACCAAATTCGTGAGTTCCCGGTAATGTTATGTGGCTTAAAATTTTTGGATTTATTAGATTTGTCCCGAAATAAAATCACAACAATACCAGATGATGTGAGCAGCTTACAAGTGACGGAGTTAAACGTTAATCAAAACCAAATTTCTGCAGTTTGTGAAAGTATAGCATTATGTCCGAAGTTGAAAACGTttagaattgaagaaaattgtttacaaGTTAACGAAGCTTTGTCGAGAATCTTAAAAGAATCACAAATATGTAATTTATCAGTGGATGGTAATCTATTTAATTCTAAAACACTCGCTGAATTGGATGGATATGAAGCATACATGGATCGCTATACAGCTGCGaggaaaaagatttgttaa